The proteins below come from a single Dasypus novemcinctus isolate mDasNov1 chromosome 22, mDasNov1.1.hap2, whole genome shotgun sequence genomic window:
- the LOC101444704 gene encoding popy Class I histocompatibility antigen, A-1 alpha chain-like, with translation MAPGTLLLLLSGALALTQTRAGSHSLRYFKTAVSRPERNDSHFIAVGYVDDTQIVRFDSDAESPRLEPLAPWMEQERPEYWERETRKCNASALQLRAELSNLRGSYNQSAAGSHTYQILSGCDVGPDGRLLRGYEQHAYDGADYIALTEDLRSWTAADNAAQITWQKWEEPGVAEERRAYLEGECLEDLQRYLESGKETLLRKDPPKTHIAHHPIAERGVTLRCWALGFYPAEITLTWQRDGEDQTEDMEFVETRPAGDGTFQKWASVIVPSGEEERYTCHVQHEGLPEPLTLRWERLSQRTIIVGIMVPLIVLGVYAVAGILI, from the exons ATGGCGCCGGGGAccctcctcctgctgctctcGGGGGCCCTGGCCCTGACCCAGACTCGGGCGG GCTCCCACTCCCTCAGGTATTTCAAAACCGCCGTGTCCAGACCTGAGCGCAACGATTCCCACTTCATCGCCGTGGGCTACGTGGACGACACGCAGATCGTGCGGTTCGACAGCGACGCGGAGAGTCCGCGGTTGGAGCCGCTGGCGCCGTGGATGGAGCAGGAGCGGCCCGAGTATTGGGAGCGGGAAACGCGAAAATGCAATGCCTCCGCGCTGCAGTTACGGGCGGAACTGAGCAACCTGCGCGGCTCCTACAACCAGAGCGCGGCCG GGTCTCACACCTACCAGATTTTATCTGGATGCGACGTGGGCCCCGACGGGCGCCTCCTCCGCGGGTATGAACAACACGCCTACGACGGCGCCGACTACATCGCCCTCACCGAGGACCTGCGCTCCTGGACGGCGGCGGACAACGCGGCTCAGATCACCTGGCAAAAGTGGGAGGAGCCCGGGGTTGCAGAGGAGCGCAGAGCCTACCTGGAGGGTGAATGCTTGGAGGACCTGCAGAGATACCTGGAGAGCGGGAAGGAGACGCTGCTGCGCAAAG ACCCCCCAAAGACACACATAGCCCACCACCCCATCGCTGAACGTGGGGTCACCCtgaggtgctgggccctgggcttctACCCGGCGGAGATCACACTGACCTGGCAGCGGGACGGGGAGGACCAGACCGAAGACATGGAGTTTGTGGAGACCAGGCCTGCAGGGGATGGaaccttccagaagtgggctTCTGTGATAGTGCCTTCCggggaggaagagagatacaCGTGCCACGTGCAGCACGAGGGGCTGCCTGAGCCCCTCACCCTGAGATGGG AGCGGCTTTCCCAGCGCACCATCATCGTGGGAATCATGGTTCCCCTGATCGTCCTTGGAGTGTACGCAGTGGCTGGAATTCTGATCTGA